From Domibacillus sp. DTU_2020_1001157_1_SI_ALB_TIR_016, a single genomic window includes:
- a CDS encoding acyltransferase, whose translation MIMLLKTIKGYLQHKKMEKNKKKYGSVGKNVILQTTMKNISRPENIYLGDYVSLGSDLVMYATSNSRIIIGDGSIIAPRCKLITSNHNYDSKNMKSIPFDNLNLVQDIVIEEGVWIGDSVLVLPGVRIGKGAVIGGGSVVTKDIPEYAIVAGNPAKVLKYRDEYVFNELLSQKKFYRSIDWKRYGGKEFVKKDKVESR comes from the coding sequence ATGATTATGTTACTAAAAACTATAAAGGGATATCTCCAACATAAAAAAATGGAAAAAAATAAAAAAAAGTATGGGTCAGTTGGTAAAAATGTGATATTACAAACAACAATGAAGAACATTTCTAGACCTGAAAATATTTATTTAGGTGATTATGTCTCATTAGGCTCTGATCTTGTAATGTATGCAACAAGTAATTCAAGAATAATTATAGGTGATGGTAGCATTATAGCACCTAGATGTAAATTAATAACATCTAATCATAATTATGACTCTAAAAACATGAAATCTATTCCTTTCGACAATCTCAACCTTGTTCAGGATATTGTAATTGAGGAAGGAGTATGGATTGGAGATTCTGTGTTAGTATTACCCGGAGTAAGGATAGGAAAAGGTGCAGTTATCGGTGGGGGGAGTGTTGTAACAAAAGACATTCCGGAGTATGCTATTGTTGCCGGCAATCCAGCTAAAGTGCTTAAATATAGAGATGAATACGTTTTCAATGAATTATTAAGTCAAAAAAAATTCTACAGATCCATAGATTGGAAAAGATACGGTGGTAAAGAGTTTGTTAAGAAAGATAAAGTAGAAAGTAGGTGA
- a CDS encoding YdcF family protein, with the protein MMRKKEKYGLLVVIGFLIVFLFARWLLIVDEEPKQADVIMALSGDAGRLEKAADLYHKGYAEKVMLSNSIEAGTTLEEATALGVPEPDIILEEEATSTYTNAVYTKKLMEEQGFDSAVVVSSDYHMGRVKLIYERTYRDTDIELTYVASLRSDKSWYLDKTNILFTAKEYIKLLAYILGLYKFIDL; encoded by the coding sequence ATGATGAGGAAAAAAGAAAAATATGGACTTCTTGTGGTGATTGGATTTTTAATCGTCTTTTTATTCGCCAGATGGCTGCTTATTGTGGATGAAGAGCCGAAACAAGCGGATGTCATTATGGCATTGAGCGGAGATGCAGGCCGCCTTGAAAAAGCAGCAGACTTATACCACAAAGGTTATGCAGAGAAGGTAATGCTGTCAAATTCTATTGAAGCAGGAACAACCTTAGAGGAAGCGACAGCGCTCGGAGTACCAGAACCAGATATTATTCTGGAGGAAGAGGCAACCAGTACATACACAAATGCAGTTTATACAAAAAAACTTATGGAAGAACAAGGATTTGATTCTGCTGTAGTTGTCTCATCTGATTATCATATGGGAAGAGTTAAGCTTATTTATGAACGGACATACCGGGACACTGACATTGAACTGACCTATGTTGCATCATTGCGCAGTGATAAATCATGGTATCTTGATAAAACAAATATTCTGTTTACAGCTAAGGAGTATATTAAACTGCTTGCATACATACTTGGCCTTTACAAATTTATTGATCTATAG
- a CDS encoding SGNH/GDSL hydrolase family protein, which yields MPKNFLFILAIVSTISILFAGKLHYDEKIKAQGQTAYETFKQKEDRQALLDSLNPERNPDQSLVDYLYYKSLTQEQVRISLFGSSGTAGIGASGPNYALGSRLEAEIQALGNDFQHVHVHIHGFPEYSTARLVKEAKVKSVIRDKPDLVIFETALFHNYDQHVPMDETKKDIEAIVQSIQQHVPEAKILLTSSNPVSLVSEERTQNNIGYTYNDYIRAITQLTKEKSWVYANIHNDMEARLAAENTKLPTILIEGTYPNDEGYLLWAEKLVEYMAQ from the coding sequence ATGCCGAAAAACTTTCTGTTTATCCTAGCTATCGTTTCAACCATTTCCATTTTGTTTGCAGGGAAGCTGCATTACGATGAGAAGATCAAAGCGCAGGGACAGACAGCTTATGAGACCTTCAAACAGAAAGAAGATCGGCAAGCGCTGCTGGACTCTTTGAACCCCGAACGGAATCCTGATCAATCTCTTGTTGATTACCTGTATTATAAGTCCCTCACACAAGAGCAAGTAAGGATCTCCCTGTTTGGCAGCAGTGGAACCGCTGGAATTGGAGCGAGCGGCCCGAATTATGCGCTGGGAAGCCGGCTCGAAGCCGAGATTCAGGCTTTAGGGAACGACTTTCAACACGTACACGTACATATTCACGGATTTCCCGAATACTCTACAGCCAGATTAGTGAAAGAGGCTAAAGTAAAAAGTGTCATACGTGATAAGCCCGACCTGGTTATTTTTGAAACCGCCCTGTTTCATAATTATGACCAGCACGTACCGATGGACGAAACAAAAAAGGACATAGAGGCGATTGTTCAGTCTATACAACAACATGTACCTGAAGCGAAAATCCTTTTAACCTCGTCTAATCCCGTTTCACTGGTGTCGGAAGAAAGAACCCAAAATAACATTGGCTATACGTACAACGACTACATTCGAGCAATAACTCAACTCACTAAAGAAAAGAGCTGGGTGTACGCCAATATTCATAATGACATGGAGGCTCGTCTTGCTGCTGAGAATACAAAGCTGCCTACAATCTTAATAGAGGGTACCTACCCCAATGATGAGGGGTACTTACTATGGGCGGAAAAGCTGGTAGAGTATATGGCTCAATAG
- a CDS encoding methyl-accepting chemotaxis protein → MSVQRKMISLLVVLIVLLLTCSSFLQWIESRSLKREMDAASAHMNENSQKSVQEELTELTANMSNHLVSLEEQVDKTMLNAAYTLQQMDTARQLTNADLEAIAKQTGMTDLYLTNRQGVFTQSTEEASLGLNLFSFNEAYRSVLDGKTPVIAEPLILKQETMEIFKFMIVPRADGRGVLEAAMNADIFDSSLKTYIHKGNGIKGIYLLSPDGLVLTGNTAEGEKPLWKQGDIIQNDNIGAVLKSGKPQMHVNQQRADIFYPVMKNGKAVYVLSAQIDTVPYFANASIAQKTLSEVEQSLRDNIVQSIVSTLLVASLFSAVFIWIVRWTLKPLRDMADQSERMAAGDLRIEGTVLHSEDEIGRLSASFSKMTGQLRHVITQISTHTEQVAASSEELTANAEEMSSASEQIFSTVASVAAAADEQRQSVEDMARMVEGMSAGVGQIAERSEQMMLSAGESLSKSQEGSTSIQTAVTQMHTIQETVHETASVIEELGRRSQEIGTFTEVITTIAGQTNMLALNAAIEAARAGEHGKGFAVVAEEVRTLAEQSSESAARINGLIAAVQSEITRSVQSMKRVIGEVAAGIESVHHSGESFQSIHGAAREVSDHIEAVSASVKQLQSGTEQVQEVIRLVTSHSHETAASTQQVSSSTEDQMAAMQEISSSSASLASMAEELQALTSTFKI, encoded by the coding sequence TTGTCTGTACAAAGAAAGATGATTAGTTTGCTTGTTGTGCTGATTGTTTTACTTCTCACATGCTCCAGTTTTCTGCAATGGATCGAGTCCCGGTCCTTGAAAAGGGAAATGGATGCCGCTTCTGCACACATGAATGAGAACTCCCAAAAAAGTGTCCAGGAAGAACTGACCGAATTAACGGCCAATATGTCAAATCACCTCGTTTCGCTTGAAGAACAGGTGGATAAAACGATGTTAAATGCGGCCTATACCCTTCAGCAGATGGATACTGCACGCCAGCTGACAAACGCGGATCTTGAAGCAATAGCCAAACAAACCGGCATGACGGATCTTTACCTGACGAACCGGCAGGGCGTGTTTACGCAATCTACGGAGGAAGCTTCACTCGGGCTGAATTTATTTTCGTTTAACGAAGCGTACCGCTCGGTTCTCGACGGAAAAACGCCGGTTATTGCGGAGCCGCTTATTTTAAAGCAAGAAACAATGGAAATCTTTAAGTTTATGATTGTTCCAAGAGCGGATGGACGCGGCGTACTCGAAGCCGCGATGAATGCCGATATTTTTGATTCATCCTTAAAAACCTATATTCACAAGGGAAATGGAATAAAAGGCATTTACCTGCTCAGTCCGGACGGGCTTGTTTTAACAGGAAATACGGCAGAGGGTGAAAAACCGCTTTGGAAACAAGGAGACATCATCCAAAACGACAATATTGGAGCCGTGCTGAAAAGTGGAAAGCCGCAGATGCATGTGAACCAGCAAAGGGCGGATATTTTTTATCCTGTGATGAAAAATGGAAAAGCCGTTTACGTGCTGTCTGCACAAATCGATACCGTTCCTTATTTCGCCAATGCTTCTATAGCCCAAAAAACGCTCAGTGAAGTAGAGCAGTCGCTGAGGGATAATATTGTTCAATCGATCGTCAGCACTCTTTTAGTTGCTTCACTGTTTTCTGCCGTTTTCATCTGGATCGTGAGATGGACATTAAAGCCGCTCCGCGATATGGCGGATCAATCTGAAAGAATGGCCGCAGGAGATTTACGGATAGAAGGCACGGTTCTTCACAGTGAGGATGAAATCGGGCGCCTGTCCGCTTCATTCAGCAAAATGACCGGGCAGCTGCGCCATGTGATTACCCAGATCTCTACGCATACCGAGCAAGTAGCCGCTTCCTCCGAGGAGCTGACGGCCAATGCCGAGGAAATGAGCAGCGCATCTGAACAAATTTTCTCCACGGTTGCGAGTGTCGCAGCAGCTGCCGATGAACAGCGGCAAAGCGTTGAGGATATGGCGCGGATGGTTGAAGGCATGTCAGCCGGCGTCGGGCAAATCGCCGAGCGCTCTGAGCAGATGATGCTCAGTGCCGGCGAGTCCCTTTCAAAGTCACAGGAAGGAAGCACGTCGATTCAAACAGCTGTGACCCAGATGCATACGATCCAGGAAACCGTGCATGAAACAGCTTCGGTGATTGAAGAGCTCGGCAGGCGTTCCCAGGAAATCGGTACATTCACAGAAGTTATTACGACGATTGCCGGCCAGACGAACATGCTGGCACTGAATGCGGCGATTGAAGCAGCCCGGGCCGGCGAGCACGGCAAAGGCTTCGCGGTCGTCGCCGAAGAAGTGCGGACGTTAGCCGAGCAGTCATCCGAATCGGCTGCCCGGATCAATGGGCTGATTGCCGCTGTCCAGTCTGAGATCACCCGCTCGGTTCAATCGATGAAACGAGTGATCGGCGAAGTCGCGGCAGGAATCGAATCGGTTCATCATTCCGGTGAGTCGTTCCAAAGCATTCACGGAGCGGCCCGGGAAGTATCGGACCATATCGAAGCGGTCTCTGCCTCTGTGAAACAGCTTCAGTCGGGCACCGAGCAGGTCCAGGAGGTAATCCGCCTCGTAACCTCTCATTCACATGAAACGGCCGCCAGCACCCAGCAGGTCTCCTCTTCAACCGAAGACCAAATGGCTGCGATGCAGGAGATTTCATCGTCTTCCGCATCGCTTGCTTCCATGGCCGAAGAGCTGCAGGCTTTAACAAGTACCTTTAAAATATAA
- a CDS encoding phosphodiester glycosidase family protein, producing the protein MKRVRAGLLALMLLFPTWAQAAVTDEFDVSNGVTYTEIVEEGTAPQSVRVMEIDTTDPYTKVQAGVPNPLNKLVQTSKQALAASGEGHEVIGAINGSFFNREPMPLYFVAIDNYLVNSGMIETSKDEFVSEKIAFGINKEGKGEIDEYSTTFTYTHNGSTGTMAGHNGQRYPNTTMVYTPNFSSGVTTTNPYGYEVIVSGAGDPSLQFGGTLTGKVTGFRPYGQTAGAVIPKDGFVLSAHGTETEALRSMKIGDTVSVSVDVDEKWQGADFMIGSGPLLVKDGKVALTMNPNSPKARERAPRTAVAIDQTGEKVAFITVDGRQPGYSTGMSLSEFASYIQSLGYDRALNMDGGGSTTMLAREPGDFTATIQNKPSDPWGERPVSTFLMAITTAPKGVPTTINASLSSGAPLAIGESVDVKIESIMDEYGNPVKIENVAVTSDLGTVSGTTFTAVKSGSGFISVKKGTAEVKLPVTVKAAPESKASLLDSFEGASWSVPSVSTFYYDGSRSLKVDGTVRPVQPIALSGSPSFVSLRVYGQADGAEVTGTFLDAKGTAHQASFGSVTWNGWKNVRVPVQAGWTKMSALSSSKPGVYVDALKAVYGTSYKEELFRDVPVDFRAESDIASLVDRAVISGFPNGTFEPQETLTRVQAAIMLQRAMKLPTDSVKDPGFSDVPKTYAFYGSIAAVTQAGIMFGRTDGTFDAQAKLTRAEMAAVLARALKLSEADRNYFPDNNAGTFAYNSVNALAASGITQGFPDGTFRPGEPIKRADFSIFLNRGLEKTN; encoded by the coding sequence ATGAAAAGGGTAAGGGCAGGGCTGCTCGCACTGATGCTGCTGTTTCCGACGTGGGCGCAGGCGGCAGTTACAGATGAATTTGATGTTTCGAATGGGGTAACGTATACCGAAATCGTAGAGGAAGGAACCGCCCCCCAGTCGGTCCGCGTAATGGAAATCGATACGACAGACCCGTACACAAAAGTTCAGGCGGGGGTGCCAAATCCGCTTAATAAGCTGGTGCAGACGTCTAAGCAGGCGCTGGCAGCAAGCGGGGAAGGGCATGAAGTGATCGGGGCGATTAACGGTTCGTTTTTTAACCGGGAGCCGATGCCGCTTTACTTTGTCGCAATCGACAATTACCTGGTGAACAGCGGCATGATCGAAACGAGCAAGGATGAGTTTGTCAGCGAGAAAATCGCTTTTGGCATCAACAAAGAAGGAAAAGGCGAGATTGACGAGTATTCAACAACCTTTACATACACGCACAATGGCAGCACCGGAACGATGGCAGGCCATAACGGCCAGCGCTATCCAAATACGACGATGGTGTATACACCTAACTTTTCATCCGGTGTAACGACGACGAACCCGTACGGCTATGAAGTGATTGTATCCGGGGCCGGTGACCCGTCGCTTCAGTTTGGCGGCACGTTAACGGGGAAAGTGACGGGCTTTCGTCCATATGGTCAAACGGCAGGAGCGGTGATTCCGAAGGACGGCTTTGTCCTGTCCGCGCATGGAACCGAAACAGAAGCACTCCGCAGCATGAAAATCGGTGATACCGTATCTGTATCGGTCGATGTAGATGAAAAATGGCAGGGAGCCGATTTTATGATCGGCAGCGGGCCGTTACTCGTGAAAGACGGGAAAGTGGCGCTGACGATGAACCCAAACAGCCCGAAAGCACGCGAAAGGGCGCCGCGTACGGCTGTAGCGATTGACCAAACAGGCGAAAAAGTAGCGTTTATTACCGTCGATGGACGCCAGCCGGGCTACAGCACCGGTATGAGTTTATCAGAATTTGCGTCGTACATTCAGTCACTCGGCTATGATCGGGCGCTTAATATGGACGGCGGCGGCTCTACCACGATGCTGGCGCGCGAGCCGGGTGATTTTACAGCAACGATTCAAAATAAGCCGTCTGACCCGTGGGGAGAGCGGCCGGTATCCACCTTTTTAATGGCGATTACGACTGCGCCAAAGGGTGTACCAACAACCATCAACGCCAGCCTGTCATCGGGCGCACCGCTGGCCATTGGAGAATCGGTTGATGTGAAGATTGAGTCGATCATGGATGAATACGGCAATCCAGTTAAGATAGAGAATGTCGCGGTTACATCTGATCTTGGAACGGTATCTGGCACAACCTTTACCGCTGTTAAATCAGGTTCAGGCTTTATATCAGTCAAAAAAGGAACGGCCGAAGTGAAGCTGCCGGTCACCGTTAAAGCGGCGCCGGAAAGTAAAGCGAGTTTGTTAGATTCATTTGAAGGCGCCAGCTGGTCGGTTCCATCTGTCAGTACGTTTTATTATGACGGCAGCCGCTCTCTGAAAGTAGATGGCACTGTTCGGCCGGTTCAGCCGATCGCACTGTCCGGCAGCCCGTCGTTTGTCAGCCTGCGTGTATACGGACAGGCGGACGGGGCGGAAGTGACCGGCACGTTCCTTGATGCAAAAGGAACCGCTCATCAAGCGTCTTTCGGAAGCGTAACATGGAACGGCTGGAAGAATGTGCGCGTACCGGTGCAGGCAGGCTGGACGAAGATGTCCGCTCTTTCCTCCTCAAAGCCGGGCGTTTACGTAGATGCACTAAAAGCAGTCTATGGCACTTCGTACAAAGAAGAATTATTCCGCGATGTGCCGGTGGACTTCCGGGCTGAAAGTGATATTGCGTCACTTGTAGACCGGGCCGTGATCAGCGGCTTTCCGAACGGCACGTTTGAACCGCAGGAAACCTTAACGCGCGTACAGGCGGCGATTATGCTGCAGCGTGCGATGAAGCTGCCGACAGATAGTGTGAAAGATCCAGGCTTTTCTGATGTGCCAAAGACGTATGCGTTTTATGGAAGTATTGCTGCTGTCACACAGGCCGGCATTATGTTTGGCCGGACAGACGGCACGTTTGACGCACAGGCAAAGCTGACACGGGCCGAAATGGCTGCGGTTTTAGCGCGGGCGCTTAAGCTTTCAGAAGCAGACCGGAATTATTTCCCGGACAATAATGCCGGCACGTTTGCGTACAACTCCGTAAATGCACTGGCTGCATCCGGCATTACGCAGGGATTCCCGGATGGCACGTTCCGGCCGGGTGAACCGATCAAGCGCGCTGATTTTAGTATCTTTTTGAACCGGGGATTAGAAAAAACAAATTAA
- a CDS encoding ABC transporter permease: protein MRLGNALKLACLGLWANKFRVLSAMMGIVIGLFAVIVLIAIAVGVKDTLLKQMGSLGAEQILVMPGRVLDSANGQKDFLSGITSVPSTLTYEDAKAVEAVPNVKSVTPQLETVSNAAYGEQNVQAVLVGSTHQYNRVQHAALAEGRFFTEEEQQSKENVIVLGSNIHDALLGKTAEPRSGSIGTPAPEEKTWWQRALDSFMAGTVVSAEGTTLVGQKLTIGEKEYTVIGVLKPNATLGSSTDNNVIMPIETALANTDMKFLNKMIVEANSTDVIDEVDGAVFSAIKQNHKEIDFSVVKQDQMLGAIDNVTVILQVMLLGITAVALFISGTGIMNVMVMSVRERTREIGIRKAIGATTFEIMAQFFFETLLLCMIGGLFGIGLGYAFIELWNHYIEAFTLALPLWAIQLALGSTIVIGGLFGIYPALKAARMRPSHALRFE from the coding sequence ATGAGGCTCGGGAATGCATTAAAGCTCGCCTGTCTCGGTCTCTGGGCGAACAAATTTCGTGTCCTGTCTGCCATGATGGGCATTGTGATTGGCCTTTTCGCGGTCATTGTCCTTATTGCCATTGCGGTAGGCGTAAAAGATACGTTGCTGAAGCAGATGGGAAGCCTCGGTGCCGAGCAAATTCTCGTGATGCCAGGCCGCGTCCTCGATTCCGCGAATGGGCAGAAAGACTTTTTAAGCGGTATTACAAGCGTGCCCAGCACGTTAACGTACGAAGATGCCAAAGCCGTTGAAGCGGTGCCGAATGTTAAGTCGGTGACACCTCAGCTTGAAACGGTTTCGAATGCAGCATATGGAGAGCAAAACGTCCAGGCTGTTCTGGTCGGCAGCACCCATCAATACAACCGTGTTCAGCATGCTGCCCTGGCAGAAGGACGCTTTTTTACAGAGGAAGAACAGCAGTCGAAAGAAAACGTGATTGTGCTTGGCAGCAATATTCACGACGCGCTGCTCGGAAAAACAGCAGAGCCCCGGTCAGGAAGCATAGGCACCCCGGCTCCTGAAGAAAAAACATGGTGGCAGCGCGCCCTCGATTCATTCATGGCAGGTACAGTTGTGTCTGCCGAAGGAACCACGCTGGTTGGCCAAAAGCTCACCATTGGCGAAAAGGAATACACCGTCATTGGTGTACTCAAACCGAATGCCACACTTGGATCGAGCACGGATAACAACGTCATTATGCCGATTGAAACAGCACTCGCCAACACAGATATGAAGTTCTTAAACAAAATGATCGTCGAAGCAAACAGCACCGATGTAATCGATGAAGTAGATGGGGCTGTGTTCTCCGCGATCAAACAAAATCATAAAGAGATCGATTTTAGTGTCGTCAAGCAGGACCAAATGCTCGGAGCTATCGATAATGTAACCGTAATTTTACAAGTCATGCTGCTCGGTATTACCGCTGTTGCACTGTTTATTAGCGGTACAGGTATTATGAATGTGATGGTTATGTCCGTGAGGGAACGTACCCGGGAGATTGGCATCCGCAAAGCGATCGGCGCCACCACCTTTGAAATTATGGCCCAGTTTTTCTTTGAAACCCTCCTTCTTTGTATGATCGGCGGATTGTTCGGCATTGGCCTCGGCTATGCATTTATTGAACTATGGAATCATTATATTGAGGCGTTTACGCTGGCTCTTCCCCTCTGGGCTATCCAGCTCGCTCTCGGCTCTACAATTGTCATTGGCGGCTTGTTCGGCATCTATCCAGCGCTTAAAGCTGCACGAATGAGGCCAAGCCATGCGCTTCGGTTTGAATAA
- a CDS encoding ABC transporter ATP-binding protein, translating to MITLRRVQKAFQTGSSKQDILRSVDLQINPGEYVAIMGKSGSGKSTLLNILGALDSADSGEYILAGKPVHKMRQSKRTALRNTEIGFVFQQFQLIPNLSVYQNVLLPLTYGRKKLGRKKARVLQLLEEVGLADKKKQKPSRLSGGEKQRAAIARALVNEPSILLADEPTGSLDEATTETILQLFDRVHQQGTTIVVITHDQEVADRAQRVIHLKDGVLA from the coding sequence ATGATTACGCTTCGCCGTGTTCAAAAAGCGTTTCAGACCGGCAGCAGCAAGCAAGACATTTTACGCAGTGTGGATTTGCAGATCAATCCGGGAGAATATGTCGCAATCATGGGAAAATCCGGCTCTGGGAAAAGCACACTGCTGAACATACTCGGCGCGCTCGACTCCGCTGATTCAGGTGAATACATACTAGCCGGCAAGCCCGTCCATAAAATGCGGCAGTCGAAACGGACCGCTCTTCGAAACACCGAAATCGGCTTTGTTTTTCAGCAATTCCAGCTTATTCCGAATTTATCTGTTTATCAAAATGTGCTTCTCCCCCTTACATATGGACGAAAAAAACTGGGAAGAAAAAAAGCGCGGGTTCTGCAGCTGTTAGAAGAAGTAGGACTGGCCGATAAAAAAAAGCAAAAGCCTTCCCGGCTGTCCGGAGGAGAAAAGCAGCGGGCTGCGATTGCACGGGCGCTCGTGAATGAACCGTCGATTCTGCTGGCAGATGAGCCGACGGGAAGCCTGGATGAAGCAACAACTGAAACGATTTTGCAGCTGTTTGACCGCGTTCATCAGCAGGGTACGACCATTGTGGTTATTACCCATGACCAGGAAGTGGCAGACCGTGCACAGCGGGTTATTCATTTAAAGGATGGTGTGCTCGCATGA
- a CDS encoding GDSL-type esterase/lipase family protein has product MKKYHVLAAVLLFFTLAAVFSNTAKAAEPMPAKVVAPSLSVRENASPRAKVIGSLARYTALSVYGQAPGGWSEIRFQNRRAYVPSSQLKTAKSTIVVTFGDSNTQGTNWKQNPSYPQAAKWAVKLGQTYTVVNSGIGGDTSVMGRDRFQQDVLNKQPDVVTIMFGTNDAVIRSNGQARVSKAKFEQNIRYFTDTLKAKKIRVVLMTTPPVIQGLFYSRYDEKLYKKYSGARLWNDSYNAIIRKVAREERVTLIDNYQNMNLAAGGATDQKLILSGLIDSSGTHLTPRGADMIYQSVNRVLSR; this is encoded by the coding sequence TTGAAGAAATATCATGTACTGGCTGCTGTGCTGTTGTTTTTCACACTTGCAGCAGTGTTCAGCAATACAGCCAAAGCAGCCGAGCCGATGCCGGCAAAAGTCGTCGCTCCTTCTTTATCGGTACGGGAAAATGCAAGTCCGCGTGCGAAAGTGATCGGGTCACTGGCCAGGTATACTGCGCTATCTGTTTACGGGCAGGCGCCGGGCGGATGGTCGGAGATCCGGTTTCAAAACCGCAGGGCATACGTCCCGTCCAGCCAGCTGAAAACGGCAAAATCGACGATCGTGGTTACGTTTGGCGACAGTAATACGCAGGGAACGAACTGGAAGCAGAATCCATCTTATCCGCAGGCGGCAAAATGGGCCGTAAAGCTCGGACAGACATATACCGTTGTGAATTCCGGTATTGGAGGCGATACATCCGTCATGGGACGCGACCGTTTTCAGCAGGATGTGTTAAACAAGCAACCGGATGTGGTTACCATTATGTTCGGGACAAATGATGCCGTGATCCGGTCTAATGGGCAGGCGCGTGTTTCTAAAGCAAAGTTTGAGCAGAATATCCGCTACTTTACCGACACGCTCAAAGCGAAAAAAATTAGGGTTGTACTGATGACCACACCGCCTGTTATTCAAGGGCTGTTTTATAGCCGTTATGACGAAAAACTGTACAAAAAGTACAGTGGCGCCCGGCTGTGGAATGATTCTTACAATGCGATCATCCGTAAGGTGGCCAGGGAAGAAAGGGTAACGTTGATCGACAACTATCAAAATATGAATCTGGCAGCCGGCGGCGCGACCGATCAGAAGTTGATCCTATCGGGATTAATCGACTCTTCGGGCACGCATTTAACGCCAAGAGGCGCTGACATGATTTATCAGTCTGTCAATCGGGTGTTAAGCCGTTAA